The proteins below are encoded in one region of Macrococcus armenti:
- the ahrC gene encoding transcriptional regulator AhrC/ArgR — protein sequence MANKTMRQIKIREIISNQQIETQEDLVEKLNQYNLNVTQATISRDIKELQLIKVPTKEGKYVYSLPRDRKYHPIDKLGRYLMDSFVKLDGTDNLLVLKTLPGNAQSIGAIIDQLEWDEVIGTICGDDTCLLICRDKNAAEAVTERIFNML from the coding sequence ATGGCCAATAAAACGATGCGTCAAATAAAAATTCGTGAAATAATTTCAAACCAGCAAATTGAAACGCAGGAAGATTTAGTAGAAAAACTGAATCAATATAATCTGAACGTTACGCAAGCAACAATTTCACGTGATATAAAAGAACTGCAACTTATTAAAGTTCCGACTAAAGAAGGTAAATATGTATATTCATTGCCTAGAGATCGTAAATATCATCCAATTGATAAACTTGGACGATATTTAATGGATTCATTCGTTAAGCTTGACGGAACGGATAATTTACTAGTGCTAAAAACACTACCAGGTAATGCACAATCTATCGGAGCGATTATCGATCAACTTGAATGGGATGAAGTTATCGGTACAATTTGTGGTGATGACACATGTTTATTAATATGCAGAGATAAGAACGCGGCAGAAGCTGTAACAGAACGAATTTTTAACATGTTATAA
- a CDS encoding TlyA family RNA methyltransferase, which translates to MKKVRIDEWLVSQDYYDTKDSAMRAIMAGLIYNDNIRIDTAGEKINPETIKIRVKDKRKKYVSRGGLKLEKAIQSFNLNLKGKVHLDIGSSTGGFTDCALQNGAKHVYALDVGTNQLDYRLRIHPDVTVMEQTNFRYVTKDQFQPSPNFVSIDVSFISLSLIFKTLVQVVDHNAEIVALIKPQFEAHKDEVDKGIVYDRDTHINVIKKVMHYAEDYGMTPIDITFSPISGTKGNIEYLLYLKNVKQSLDKNSNKTALCHNDLYIDEVVQVAFNTINH; encoded by the coding sequence ATGAAGAAAGTTAGAATCGATGAATGGCTTGTTTCACAAGACTATTATGATACGAAAGATAGTGCAATGCGCGCGATAATGGCAGGTTTAATTTACAATGATAATATTAGAATTGACACAGCAGGCGAGAAAATAAATCCTGAAACGATTAAGATTAGAGTTAAAGATAAAAGAAAAAAGTATGTTAGTCGTGGTGGATTGAAGCTTGAAAAAGCGATTCAATCATTTAACTTAAATCTAAAGGGCAAAGTTCATCTTGATATTGGTTCTTCTACCGGTGGGTTTACAGACTGTGCGCTGCAAAATGGCGCAAAACATGTATATGCACTGGATGTTGGTACAAACCAACTGGATTATAGACTTCGCATACATCCAGATGTGACGGTTATGGAACAGACAAATTTCCGATACGTTACGAAAGATCAATTTCAACCATCACCGAACTTTGTAAGTATTGATGTAAGCTTTATTTCATTGTCACTTATTTTTAAGACGTTAGTTCAAGTTGTTGATCATAATGCTGAAATTGTAGCATTAATAAAACCACAGTTTGAGGCACATAAAGATGAAGTAGATAAAGGGATTGTATATGACAGAGATACGCACATTAATGTTATTAAAAAAGTGATGCACTACGCGGAAGATTATGGAATGACGCCAATTGATATTACCTTTTCACCGATTTCAGGAACAAAAGGCAATATTGAATACTTATTATATTTAAAGAATGTGAAGCAATCATTGGATAAAAATTCAAATAAGACTGCATTGTGTCATAATGATTTGTATATTGATGAAGTTGTACAAGTAGCATTTAATACAATAAACCACTGA
- the dxs gene encoding 1-deoxy-D-xylulose-5-phosphate synthase — MDVTKIKDPSFLKDLSYESLESLSQDIRTFLIEKCSVTGGHIGANLGVVELTIALHKVFNSPQDKLIFDVGHQAYIHKILTGRANQFDTLRQYKGLSGFPKLSESEHDVWEAGHSSTSLSAAMGMAKARDIQGASYDVIPIIGDGALTGGMALEALNHIGHDKTNMTIILNDNEMSIAPNVGAMHNMFGRLRTNSNYNRAKSDIDALLSKLPGGHKLRDSADRVKDSLKYLVVNGIFFEELGIKYIGPVDGHNFKDLEDALLTSKRINGPVIVHVITKKGKGFHPAENDKIGTWHGLGPYKLETGEVLKGSANGPSWSQFFSDTVQRFAEQDKSIAAITPAMPVGSKLTKFQKELPQQFFDVGIAEQHAVTMAAGMAVNGMKPYVAIYSTFLQRAYDQMLHDVDRQNLHVVFGIDRSGLVGADGETHQGVYDISFLSHMPNMTIAMPKDENEAFHLLHNAFYKYNGPIAIRYPRGNGYGVTIDSEPKTIIRGSWEVLHEGTDVVVMSFGPTLKLVESVYETLLKEGINVEVVNARFIKPMDVEYLNEVAKRNIPVITVEESMLSGGFGASVVNYFSDLNADVTVKRIGIDDEYIEHGDVSLLLDDIGINESTLIHEIKQLGLRNEES, encoded by the coding sequence ATGGATGTAACAAAAATTAAAGATCCTTCCTTTTTAAAGGATTTATCATACGAATCATTAGAATCATTAAGCCAGGATATTAGAACTTTTTTAATCGAAAAGTGTTCTGTAACAGGTGGCCATATCGGAGCAAATTTAGGAGTCGTTGAACTCACAATAGCCCTGCATAAAGTATTTAATAGTCCTCAGGATAAACTTATATTTGACGTTGGCCATCAGGCATATATTCACAAAATTTTAACGGGCAGAGCGAATCAATTTGATACGTTAAGACAATACAAAGGATTAAGTGGTTTTCCAAAATTAAGTGAAAGCGAACATGATGTGTGGGAAGCGGGCCATAGTTCAACATCACTTTCAGCTGCGATGGGTATGGCGAAAGCACGTGATATTCAAGGGGCATCTTATGATGTCATTCCGATTATCGGTGATGGTGCATTGACAGGTGGTATGGCGCTTGAAGCATTAAATCATATCGGTCACGATAAAACGAATATGACAATTATTTTAAATGATAATGAGATGAGTATCGCTCCTAATGTGGGTGCAATGCATAATATGTTTGGCAGACTTCGAACTAATTCAAATTATAATCGTGCAAAATCAGATATCGATGCATTATTAAGTAAGTTACCAGGCGGTCATAAATTAAGAGATTCTGCAGACCGTGTAAAGGATAGTTTAAAGTATCTTGTCGTAAACGGTATATTTTTTGAAGAGTTGGGCATTAAATATATAGGGCCTGTAGATGGACATAACTTTAAAGATTTAGAAGATGCATTATTAACTTCTAAACGTATTAATGGACCTGTTATCGTGCATGTGATTACGAAAAAAGGTAAAGGTTTTCATCCTGCTGAAAATGACAAGATAGGGACTTGGCATGGACTCGGGCCATATAAGTTAGAAACAGGTGAAGTTTTAAAAGGTAGTGCAAATGGACCATCATGGAGTCAGTTTTTTAGTGATACCGTGCAGCGATTTGCAGAACAGGATAAGTCAATCGCCGCGATAACTCCAGCAATGCCAGTTGGTAGTAAATTAACTAAGTTTCAAAAAGAACTGCCACAGCAATTCTTTGATGTCGGCATTGCAGAACAGCATGCTGTAACGATGGCCGCTGGTATGGCTGTGAACGGTATGAAGCCTTATGTAGCGATCTATTCTACGTTTTTACAACGTGCATATGATCAGATGCTACACGATGTGGATCGCCAAAATCTTCATGTCGTATTTGGAATTGATCGCTCAGGTCTTGTTGGTGCAGATGGTGAAACACATCAAGGCGTATATGATATTTCATTTTTATCACATATGCCTAATATGACAATTGCAATGCCAAAAGACGAAAATGAAGCGTTCCATTTACTACATAATGCATTTTATAAATATAATGGACCGATCGCGATACGTTATCCTCGTGGTAACGGTTATGGTGTTACAATTGATAGTGAACCAAAAACTATCATACGAGGTAGCTGGGAAGTATTACATGAAGGAACAGATGTAGTTGTCATGAGTTTTGGACCAACTTTAAAGTTAGTTGAATCAGTCTATGAAACGTTGCTTAAAGAAGGCATAAATGTTGAAGTTGTAAATGCCAGATTTATAAAACCGATGGATGTTGAATACTTAAATGAAGTCGCTAAAAGAAATATTCCTGTTATTACCGTTGAAGAATCGATGTTGAGTGGCGGATTTGGTGCATCAGTTGTGAATTATTTCTCTGATTTGAACGCAGATGTTACCGTAAAACGCATTGGGATTGATGATGAATATATTGAGCACGGTGACGTATCTTTACTATTGGACGATATCGGGATTAACGAATCTACATTAATTCATGAAATTAAACAGTTAGGTTTACGTAATGAAGAAAGTTAG
- a CDS encoding polyprenyl synthetase family protein produces MNRDFLNLINESLLNKYHPAQSRLDEAINYSLSAGGKRIRPLLVLTTLDSLGGNVHDGLPFGIALEMIHTYSLIHDDLPAMDNDDYRRGKLTNHKQFDEATAILAGDALLTDAFQCISNAQLNAEIKLALINLLSTASGSNGMVYGQMLDMQGEHKTLTLNELERIHINKTGELIRAAIVSAGIIMNYNDAQIEQLNIIGKNVGLMFQIKDDILDVEGSFEEIGKTVGSDLNNDKSTYVSLLGLEASKQLLYDKLTETYDALETLQPINDDLKTLITYVVERNK; encoded by the coding sequence ATGAATCGTGACTTTCTTAATTTAATTAATGAATCATTGTTAAATAAATATCATCCTGCGCAATCAAGACTGGATGAAGCAATCAACTATTCACTAAGTGCAGGTGGCAAGCGCATTAGACCATTACTTGTTCTGACTACTTTAGATAGTTTAGGTGGCAATGTACATGACGGTTTGCCATTTGGCATTGCACTTGAAATGATTCATACGTATTCTTTAATTCACGATGATTTGCCAGCAATGGATAATGATGACTATCGTCGCGGTAAACTTACGAATCATAAGCAGTTTGATGAAGCAACAGCTATACTCGCTGGAGATGCATTGCTCACTGATGCTTTTCAATGCATTTCAAATGCGCAGTTAAACGCAGAAATTAAATTAGCATTGATTAATTTATTAAGTACTGCTTCTGGCTCTAATGGCATGGTTTATGGTCAAATGCTCGATATGCAGGGAGAACATAAAACATTGACATTAAATGAACTGGAACGAATTCACATAAATAAAACCGGTGAGCTGATTCGTGCGGCAATTGTTAGTGCAGGTATCATAATGAATTATAATGATGCACAAATTGAGCAACTCAATATCATTGGTAAGAACGTAGGTTTAATGTTCCAGATAAAAGATGATATTCTTGATGTTGAAGGGTCATTTGAAGAAATTGGAAAAACAGTGGGCAGTGATTTAAATAACGATAAAAGTACATATGTATCACTCTTAGGACTTGAAGCTTCAAAGCAATTACTTTATGATAAGTTAACTGAAACATATGATGCGCTTGAAACGTTACAACCGATTAATGACGATCTAAAAACATTAATTACTTATGTCGTTGAAAGAAATAAATAA
- the xseB gene encoding exodeoxyribonuclease VII small subunit yields MAKTFEEMMQQLEQIVKSLDDDQVSLEKSIELYEQGVKLSQACQLKLSEAEDKIAKLNTTGETDNES; encoded by the coding sequence ATGGCGAAAACTTTTGAAGAAATGATGCAGCAATTAGAACAAATTGTGAAATCTTTGGATGATGATCAGGTGAGTTTAGAGAAATCCATTGAATTATATGAGCAAGGTGTCAAATTATCTCAAGCATGCCAATTAAAGCTATCTGAAGCAGAAGATAAGATTGCAAAATTAAATACTACAGGAGAGACTGACAATGAATCGTGA
- the xseA gene encoding exodeoxyribonuclease VII large subunit — protein sequence MEKYLTVSALTKYIKTKFDKDPYLNKVFIQGELSNFKRHSTGHLYFALKDNGSVINCMMFKRDAAHLSFDPKEGDSVLLTGRISVYEARGNYQVYAEEMRLDGIGVLYEKLEALKKAFYAKGYFDQTHKKQLRKYPEHIAVLTASTGAAVQDIRTTLKKRYPLAKVTYISTLVQGAQAKDDIAKNIKQADALNPDVIIVGRGGGSIEDLWAFNEEVVVEAIYNCTSPVISAVGHETDTTLSDLVADFRAPTPTAAAVMATPDSKELKVMLKQVDLHLERYMQNHLKAKREKLNYLSNYYIFTNPNILVEQKLQKVDELDNRMKMIVNNQLNHHVKNYQYFENKINAQQLRTKLAFQHERVDNLKARMARTLKYNISTYQQQLHHQIALLSSLSPSETLLRGYAIARKDNKIINSVKALNETDTLNIQLSDGYVETKVMNIKK from the coding sequence ATGGAAAAGTACTTAACTGTAAGTGCGTTAACAAAATATATTAAAACGAAATTCGATAAAGACCCATATTTAAATAAAGTTTTTATTCAGGGCGAACTGTCAAATTTTAAACGACATTCAACTGGTCATCTTTATTTTGCGTTAAAAGATAACGGCAGTGTCATTAATTGTATGATGTTTAAACGCGATGCAGCTCACCTTTCATTTGACCCGAAAGAAGGCGATAGTGTGTTGTTGACTGGTCGCATCAGCGTATATGAAGCGAGAGGGAATTACCAAGTTTACGCTGAAGAAATGCGTTTAGATGGCATTGGTGTGCTTTATGAAAAACTAGAAGCATTAAAAAAAGCGTTTTATGCGAAAGGGTATTTTGATCAAACACATAAAAAGCAGTTACGTAAATATCCAGAGCATATTGCAGTATTAACTGCAAGTACGGGTGCAGCTGTACAGGATATACGTACGACACTGAAAAAAAGATACCCACTTGCTAAAGTTACATATATTTCTACACTCGTCCAAGGTGCGCAAGCGAAAGATGATATCGCTAAAAATATTAAACAGGCAGATGCACTTAATCCTGATGTAATCATTGTCGGTCGTGGTGGTGGTTCGATTGAAGATTTATGGGCATTCAATGAAGAAGTTGTCGTTGAGGCAATTTATAATTGCACAAGTCCTGTAATTTCAGCCGTTGGACATGAAACTGATACGACGTTAAGCGATCTTGTTGCCGATTTCAGGGCACCAACGCCGACTGCAGCTGCTGTAATGGCAACACCTGATAGCAAAGAACTGAAAGTAATGTTGAAACAGGTTGATCTGCACCTTGAACGATACATGCAGAATCATTTGAAAGCGAAACGAGAGAAGCTTAACTATTTATCAAATTATTATATTTTTACGAATCCGAACATTTTAGTTGAGCAAAAACTTCAAAAAGTAGATGAACTCGATAACAGAATGAAGATGATTGTAAATAATCAGCTGAATCACCATGTTAAAAATTATCAATATTTTGAAAATAAAATCAATGCACAGCAACTACGAACAAAACTCGCCTTTCAGCATGAGCGTGTTGATAATTTAAAAGCGCGTATGGCACGAACATTGAAATACAATATTTCTACATATCAGCAGCAGTTACATCATCAAATTGCGCTTTTATCGTCATTAAGTCCTTCAGAAACTTTGCTTAGAGGTTATGCAATAGCGCGTAAAGATAATAAAATCATTAACTCAGTAAAAGCATTAAATGAAACTGATACGCTAAACATTCAGTTGAGTGATGGATACGTTGAAACGAAAGTCATGAATATAAAGAAATAA
- the nusB gene encoding transcription antitermination factor NusB has product MSRTESREHAIQILFQVENEAHEITIEDATSFIVEPPKQDHFANELVSGVNTNREQIDAAIAPHLKSWTLDRLNKVDRIILRLSTYEILYSDAPEKVVVNEAVNLAKKFSDDESYKFINGVLSEIIKHKA; this is encoded by the coding sequence ATGTCTAGAACTGAATCAAGAGAACATGCAATACAAATATTATTTCAAGTAGAAAATGAAGCACATGAAATTACAATTGAAGATGCGACAAGTTTTATCGTGGAACCTCCAAAACAGGATCATTTTGCAAATGAACTCGTATCCGGTGTAAATACAAATCGTGAACAAATCGATGCTGCAATTGCTCCGCATTTAAAATCATGGACTTTAGATCGATTGAATAAAGTAGACAGAATTATTCTGCGATTAAGCACATATGAAATTTTATATTCAGATGCGCCAGAAAAGGTTGTAGTTAATGAAGCGGTAAATTTAGCTAAAAAATTCAGCGATGATGAGAGTTATAAATTTATTAACGGTGTACTGAGTGAAATTATAAAACATAAGGCGTAG
- a CDS encoding Asp23/Gls24 family envelope stress response protein, which produces MIETNKKGNLGTVEIAPSVIELIASIAVSEVKGVSLVQKSKSLEKLGVKNQRGVQVDTKDDAIIIDAYCAFDYGTKIAKTATLVQQSIKTALGNMTALEPSQINIHIVSVKFKEN; this is translated from the coding sequence ATGATCGAAACGAATAAAAAAGGTAATCTTGGAACGGTAGAAATCGCACCAAGCGTTATTGAACTTATCGCGTCAATTGCAGTTTCAGAAGTTAAAGGTGTGTCACTCGTTCAAAAGAGTAAATCACTTGAGAAACTTGGCGTAAAAAATCAACGTGGTGTACAAGTTGATACGAAAGATGATGCAATTATTATTGATGCATACTGTGCGTTTGATTATGGTACAAAAATCGCTAAAACTGCGACACTCGTACAACAGTCCATTAAAACAGCACTTGGAAATATGACGGCACTTGAACCATCACAAATTAACATTCACATTGTTAGCGTAAAATTTAAAGAGAATTAA